The window TCCTTCAAATGCCAGGTGCAATCCATACCTTTCATGGAGTCCCCTTAATTCTTCCAGTAACTCTCTGGTGATAACCCGGCCCAACCAGGATTCATCCAGCCCTTCTGCAGACACACTGGTGATAACCACTTCAAATCCCAGTTCAATGATCTCCTCCATATATTCTTGAGGGTCACGGTGCCATAGTGGTGCTATTGATTCCAGTCCCAGTTCCTGGCATAACTGGTCAATACGGGATTTCTGGTACTGTGAATGAATAGCACCTGTGAAAATTGCCTCCACGCCCTTATCTTTAAGTTCAGATAGGGCTTTGCGGAGATCTTCCAGTTCTTCTTCCTTCATTCCCGGGGTTTCAGCCTGAATAAGGGGTATCCCCATGGCCTGGGAAAGTAACTGGGTGAGATGTATGTTGGGAACATGGAACATGTAAGAGTGGGGATTTTCAGAATGCATGGAGAGTAAATACTCTACAGTCCAACCATCCTTCATAGCTTTGTAAACTGCCATAGTGCTGTCTTTACCACCGGAAAAAAGTACTGCTGCTTTCATATCATTACCTTCTATTACCTATCACTTTAATTAACTTTTTGAGATTTATTCTAAGGTTTAAAACTTCCCATTTTAAAAACAAATATATTTTGGCCCTACGGTTACATGTAAATTAATGAACCAATGGAAATGAACCACTCTTTATGGGGAATAAACCACCTTGTACTGGGAATGAACCATCCAGTATTGGTTAAAAAATATGTGGTGAAAAAAAGAAAGACCATGAGTGGGCCTGTTTATTCACCTTTCTGGCGTAAGCGATCTCGGATGCCACGTATGCCCCGGGTTATGGTGTCTATGAACATTCCCACTAATCCCACCAGCACCCCTAGGAATCCACAGAATAGGATTATGTTGTTCTTACCGGGGAGTGTGTTTTTCAGGCTCTGGATCTCCTTTTCCACGGGTCCGTTGATCTCAGTTACCACCACTTCTCCCTGCGGGAGCTGTTTAACCACTTCATCCACCTTAGATGCATCGACCACTAATTTAACCTGGACAATGCTGTATTTAATGTCTATACCACTGATTAAGACCATCCAGCTTTTTAGCTGTTTAATAACCTGGGTGGGGTCACTTCCGGGTTTTAACTGCACCATCATGGTGTCAGCGGAGATAACTTTGCCCGAGGTTATGTTGGTGTTGGCGGTGGTTATACGGGACTCCAAACTGCTCTTCCAAGCATTGCCAATACCCGTTGTTTTAACGGTTATTTCTCCACTTTCCACACTCTGAACTCCGGGGATATTGCGTACATCTTCAATGGCCTTGTTAACGTCACTGTCTGTGGAAATGTTAAGGGTGATGGTTTCCTGCTGGTTACTGGTGGACATGTAAACTGCCCGGGCCATATCCGGGAGATCATCGTAGACCGGGGCTATGAAGAATGCACCACCGATTACACCCACCACAAATCCCAAAGCAATGACAAATAAAAAGTTTTTTTTACCGATCAATGGTGTGAGAAGTGCAGCGGAGAATACAAAAGCCATGAGCAGGAAAAATAGTATGATCATTATGATTACAAATAGGGTTTCCATGTTTTCATCTCTGCTTCAATTCAACTAAATCAATCATTGCCCAGTCCCTACGGGCTTTGGCATAATATTCCCACCTACAATATACCTTTCTAAGAATGTACATTGTTTAGGTATTCTGATTAAAATGAGTTTTCACAGTATATTTATCTTTTGTATTTTAAGATGGAAAAAGATGTAAAAATTAGCAAAGTAAGGTGTGAACCTATAAATTTTAGGGGCATTAATGGGAAAGAAGGTATCCTTGCAAAAATAAGGTGATGCTCGGAAAAATTACCTTAAAAACCCCTAAAAAGGGAAAGAGAAAAATAATACAAAAAAGGGATGTTGAATTATACTTCTACTATTTTTCCAGTATTCACATCCACGTAAACATTCTTAGATTGGGAAGCTTTGGTTATGGGGACTATCCAAACCACTGTTGTGGTCTGATTAACAACAACTGTCCCCTGTATCGGTTGCCCGGCTCGATAACCACTATTGCCCCGCAGTGCAATTTTTTTGGCCTCTTCCTCAGTAATCAGATAGTTAACATTATTACTGGAGTTGGTGGAATTATTGGAACTAACTGTACCGGTGTTAGGCGTGGTTACCGGAACCGGTGTAACCGGAGCAATCTGAGAATCCGCATTACCCGTGATGTTGGTTCGGGCATAGAACGGATTGTAAGCATAAACCAGTATGATGAGCACTACTACCCCCATCACAATCAGGGCCTTTTTCTCCCAACCATCATTCCAGAAATCCTTTAGATATTGAACTAAATCGCTTAAATTCATGTATAAACCTACACCAATTTAATTATATAAATAGTACCATCTACATTAGAGATTTGATAGTTATTACCACTACTAAGAGTATAGGTGCTATTAAATCGTTTGGGTATAATGGGTATGGTTACATTTTTACCACTGGTAAAAATAGTCAGATTACTGGAATTACCTGCACTTTGAATCAGGGCATCATAGGAGGGATCAGGATCCAAATGAATGGTAACAGAATATCCATGACCGTTGTTATAAACCGTGTTCAATGCTGCAGCTATGTTTTCTCCAGCCATTCTTGGCTCTCCCAGATCTCCAATTTGTTGCTGATTAATCTCATTACTCACCAGACTTAACATAGACCCTATGATGACTAAAGCAATTAAGGTAACGAATAATAATTCAGCTGTAGCCATTCCTTTATCATCTAACTTCATGTTTATCTTTACTACTAAATTGATTTTAGCCTAAATCAGTAATTGGCTTTTAATTGGAAATAATTCAAGTAATAAGTGGAAATATAGAAGGTAGTTCCAGTAGGATCCGCAAATGAATAATCAGTACCAGTATATTTTATCTTAATGTCAGTTACAGGGATGGGATCGGAGGGAGAGTAGGTAAAATACTCGTGATCCAGTCGGGAAACATAGCTGGTATTATGATAATTATACAAGGGGTCGCCAATTATGAAAGAACTGAAACGTGCATTGGGTGCTGCAGTTGAAGTGGTGTTAGTCCTGTTTTCAAGCCTATCAAAGAAACTTAGACCGTGTTCATCAGGGAAATAGTAAGGACGGTTACCGATATCACTGGGGTTACCGGTTCCATTTAAACAATCCCATAAAAATTGAATTCTGTGGTTGGGTTTATCAACAGTTAGATCAAAGTTGTAGGGATTAATGGCACCCTCCTTGTACTCTGGATAACTGAAAATCAGATTACTGTTCAGGTAATTGGTGTTAAGCCAAATGTAGGGATCTTCCAGTCCCTGGATACTCACCGGTACCTTTATGGTGGGGGTGACACCTTCATAGAACTGATCCTTCTGGGTTACCCTGATGGGTATACCTCCCCGGATGGTGACATAAAATCCATAGGGGTTTTCCTGGGTGATGGTGATATCCTCGGGGTAAATCAGCTGGGTGGTGGAGCTAGTTACTGATTCACCGTTTAGATATATTTCTCTCCCAGTCTGCACTTCCATATCTTGACAACTCTGTATAATATAATCATTCATAGTGTAAAGTATACGTTCCTTTATGTAGGCCTTACTAGATGATTCATTACCCGTGTTAGGGAAAAACTTGTGTTCATCAATAACCTTTCGGGTAGTGTTAAAAGCAGCACTTCTTCCAGCAT of the Methanobacterium formicicum genome contains:
- a CDS encoding TIGR00289 family protein, translated to MKAAVLFSGGKDSTMAVYKAMKDGWTVEYLLSMHSENPHSYMFHVPNIHLTQLLSQAMGIPLIQAETPGMKEEELEDLRKALSELKDKGVEAIFTGAIHSQYQKSRIDQLCQELGLESIAPLWHRDPQEYMEEIIELGFEVVITSVSAEGLDESWLGRVITRELLEELRGLHERYGLHLAFEGGEAETLVIDGPLFKKKLEILDSEKVWDFDNGHLIIKDAQLAEKD
- a CDS encoding peptidase gives rise to the protein MNLSDLVQYLKDFWNDGWEKKALIVMGVVVLIILVYAYNPFYARTNITGNADSQIAPVTPVPVTTPNTGTVSSNNSTNSSNNVNYLITEEEAKKIALRGNSGYRAGQPIQGTVVVNQTTTVVWIVPITKASQSKNVYVDVNTGKIVEV